A stretch of the Nicotiana tabacum cultivar K326 chromosome 6, ASM71507v2, whole genome shotgun sequence genome encodes the following:
- the LOC107781840 gene encoding protein SHORTAGE IN CHIASMATA 1 isoform X1, which translates to MRTRFLCTDYFNSTPISARDFLRLPLSPLLTDPNTSKFEDLNFSDGVSTLSIDVEIEKFPIEAALSSFFADVLPHNIDIELSEFADPQPFASCSSEVQTSETTNSEGTIVSYSKGKENLEMVQLEIRVLDTSWLPLLEDIPYFGKENMSIPSHSDGEDKLDMPGLEVWLPDSPEILQSICSVDDISSVALLEKSADLMEDGAFCQGQYHSSTSVFPHLEVDEAGLVIVSDKSVKEKVASIENIELHCETPGSEGMGRSNELLGSIKFDTMQYLSDGSFAMGCCEVEVPCLNFSAEMDLISIIELEKNLVIHESIENDGLIWVASPIIFDELQFFDSDLFSFHEFQSEAKVDIDKDTCDLMLREAENFRNFDELLVSHELIPVDNSFRSLPVPPVPENGNIKSLYLCIKEILAELELQSPSMSDGLYLDWPFLEEEKCEYREDCFNLLRDIDANDIAFCLNFSDNEMLVSDYFFSSDSPQEPNRAESKEMLSIPSNGNPISPIPYNIEVSTKLLNDGKFPTEGVSSQCIARKASSFGDSRSKFNDLDFFLNRKEYSRGKDYKPADSSIDTSATDQISFLSSSATTLLQPQWNIKVHQILLSTDILLLIDYLKKIFLAIFERQRELVEIQDPSQAVDDDAILRLPKKKLINLIKKRGMCRSSLFQDGEKTMSLVTLSAIKQMVWYLCYYDLHSTYLYIEKLSRSLQGLESKLDFIYNIVKDVHQKGENDIHKFHPSLSVIKDILETFKSKDSSKILIVAEPVFWWSLKKLLTSMNIAFFQQQNGQKDDFYKLEDASMQMIHESDCCLVTHEHLFASFPFEKFEIILEYGGSQESSKVSSILPKSDRVPPLHFLKVELEDPSVAKALCDGVDMPNINEASVASLFPSLDYDLFTISLTSST; encoded by the exons ATGCGAACTCGATTTCTCTGCACAGATTACTTCAATTCCACTCCAATTTCAGCTCGCGATTTCCTCCGCCTCCCCCTTTCGCCTCTCCTCACTGATCCGAACACCTCCAAATTCGAAGACCTTAATTTTTCTGACGGAGTTTCTACTCTCAGTATCGATGTCGAAATCGAGAAATTTCCGATCGAGGCAGCTCTCTCCAGCTTCTTCGCCGATGTCCTTCCGCACAACATCGATATTGAACTCTCCGAGTTCGCAGATCCTCAACCTTTCGCTAGTTGCAGTTCCGAGGTGCAAACAAGCGAAACTACGAACTCAGAG GGGACTATTGTTTCCTACAGCAAGGGGAAGGAAAATCTTGAAATGGTCCAACTTGAAATTCGGGTGCTGGATACATCCTGGCTTCCATTG CTTGAAGACATCCCTTATTTTGGAAAGGAGAATATGTCGATTCCCTCTCATTCGGATGGTGAAGATAAGCTG GATATGCCCGGTCTTGAAGTTTGGCTGCCAGATTCCCCTGAGATCCTGCAATCAATTTGTTCAGTGGATGACATCTCTTCTGTGGCTTTACTGGAGAAAAGTGCTGATTTGATGGAAGATGGTGCTTTCTGTCAGGGGCAATATCATTCTAGTACATCTGTCTTTCCTCATCTTGAAGTGGATGAGGCAGGTTTGGTTATTGTCAGTGACAAATCTGTAAAGGAGAAAGTTGCAAGTATTGAAAATATTGAGCTTCACTGTGAGACGCCAGGAAGTGAAGGAATGGGTAGAAGCAATGAACTTTTGGGTTCCATAAAGTTTGACACAATGCAATACCTATCAGATGGTAGTTTCGCAATGGGCTGTTGTGAAGTTGAGGTTCCGTGCTTGAATTTCTCTGCGGAGATGGATTTGATAAGTATTATTGAACTTGAGAAAAACTTGGTGATCCATGAAAGCATAGAAAATGATGGTCTAATATGGGTAGCAAGCCCAATCATTTTTGATGAATTGCAGTTCTTTGATTcagaccttttttcttttcatgaATTCCAGTCTGAAGCAAAAGTAGATATTGATAAAGATACATGTGACCTGATGTTGAGAGAAGCCGAGAATTTCAGGAACTTTGACGAATTGCTTGTTTCCCATGAGCTCATCCCTGTGGATAATTCTTTCAGATCATTGCCTGTGCCACCAGTTCCTGAGAATGGAAATATAAAGTCACTGTACTTGTGTATTAAGGAAATCCTAGCTGAGTTGGAGCTGCAGTCTCCCTCCATGTCCGATGGGTTATACTTAGATTGGCCTTTTCTGGAAGAAGAGAAATGCGAGTATCGAGAAGACTGCTTCAATTTGTTGAGGGATATAGATGCTAACGACATTGCCTTTTGCTTGAACTTCAGTGACAATGAGATGCTTGTATCGGACTATTTTTTCTCAAGTGATAGTCCACAAGAACCAAACAGAGCGGAGAGCAAGGAAATGCTGAGTATACCTTCTAATGGCAATCCTATATCTCCCATCCCTTATAACATAGAAGTGTCAACTAAGTTGCTGAATGATGGGAAGTTCCCAACTGAAGGAGTATCATCCCAATGTATTGCTAGAAAAGCATCTTCATTTGGTGACTCCAGGTCAAAGTTTAATGATCTTGATTTTTTCTTAAATCGAAAGGAGTATAGTAGAGGCAAAGATTATAAACCAGCTGACAGTTCAATTGATACTAGTGCCACGGACCAGATCAGTTTCCTCTCTTCTTCTGCTACCACATTATTGCAACCTCAATGGAATATCAAGGTGCATCAAATATTGTTATCTACTGATATTCTACTTCTAATTGATTATCTTAAGAAAATCTTTCTAGCTATCTTTGAAAGACAGAGAGAGTTAGTTGAGATTCAGGATCCATCTCAAGCTGTGGACGATGATGCTATTCTTCGCCTTCCAAAGAAAAAGCTCatcaatttaattaaaaaaagaggCATGTGCAGGTCATCTTTGTTCCAGGATGGTGAGAAAACCATGTCATTAGTCACATTGTCTGCAATCAAACAGATGGTTTGGTACCTGTGCTACTATGATCTGCATTCAACCTATCTATACATAGAAAAGTTATCCAGGAGCTTGCAGGGATTGGAATCTAAACTTGATTTCATCTACAACATCGTAAAAGATGTGCATCAAAAGGGTGAAAACGATATACATAAGTTCCATCCATCGCTATCCGTTATCAAGGATATACTGGAGACATTTAAGAGCAAGGATAGTTCAAAGATATTAATTGTGGCTGAGCCAGTGTTCTGGTGGTCATTGAAAAAACTCTTGACGTCCATGAATattgcattttttcaacaacagAATGGACAGAAGGATGATTTTTACAAATTAGAAGATGCCAGCATGCAAATGATTCACGAATCAGATTGCTGTTTAGTAACCCATGA GCATCTGTTTGCCTCATTTCCATTTGAGAAATTTGAGATTATCTTGGAATATGGAGGTTCACAAGAATCATCTAAAGTATCTTCCATCTTGCCAAAGTCAGATAGAGTTCCTCCCCTTCATTTCCTTAAGGTGGAGCTGGAGGACCCCAGTGttgcaaaagctctttgtgatgGTGTTGACATGCCCAACATTAATGAAGCTAGTGTGGCAAGTCTCTTTCCTTCACTCGACTACGATCTATTCACTATCAGTTTGACAAGTAGCACATAG
- the LOC107781840 gene encoding protein SHORTAGE IN CHIASMATA 1 isoform X2 produces the protein MVQLEIRVLDTSWLPLLEDIPYFGKENMSIPSHSDGEDKLDMPGLEVWLPDSPEILQSICSVDDISSVALLEKSADLMEDGAFCQGQYHSSTSVFPHLEVDEAGLVIVSDKSVKEKVASIENIELHCETPGSEGMGRSNELLGSIKFDTMQYLSDGSFAMGCCEVEVPCLNFSAEMDLISIIELEKNLVIHESIENDGLIWVASPIIFDELQFFDSDLFSFHEFQSEAKVDIDKDTCDLMLREAENFRNFDELLVSHELIPVDNSFRSLPVPPVPENGNIKSLYLCIKEILAELELQSPSMSDGLYLDWPFLEEEKCEYREDCFNLLRDIDANDIAFCLNFSDNEMLVSDYFFSSDSPQEPNRAESKEMLSIPSNGNPISPIPYNIEVSTKLLNDGKFPTEGVSSQCIARKASSFGDSRSKFNDLDFFLNRKEYSRGKDYKPADSSIDTSATDQISFLSSSATTLLQPQWNIKVHQILLSTDILLLIDYLKKIFLAIFERQRELVEIQDPSQAVDDDAILRLPKKKLINLIKKRGMCRSSLFQDGEKTMSLVTLSAIKQMVWYLCYYDLHSTYLYIEKLSRSLQGLESKLDFIYNIVKDVHQKGENDIHKFHPSLSVIKDILETFKSKDSSKILIVAEPVFWWSLKKLLTSMNIAFFQQQNGQKDDFYKLEDASMQMIHESDCCLVTHEHLFASFPFEKFEIILEYGGSQESSKVSSILPKSDRVPPLHFLKVELEDPSVAKALCDGVDMPNINEASVASLFPSLDYDLFTISLTSST, from the exons ATGGTCCAACTTGAAATTCGGGTGCTGGATACATCCTGGCTTCCATTG CTTGAAGACATCCCTTATTTTGGAAAGGAGAATATGTCGATTCCCTCTCATTCGGATGGTGAAGATAAGCTG GATATGCCCGGTCTTGAAGTTTGGCTGCCAGATTCCCCTGAGATCCTGCAATCAATTTGTTCAGTGGATGACATCTCTTCTGTGGCTTTACTGGAGAAAAGTGCTGATTTGATGGAAGATGGTGCTTTCTGTCAGGGGCAATATCATTCTAGTACATCTGTCTTTCCTCATCTTGAAGTGGATGAGGCAGGTTTGGTTATTGTCAGTGACAAATCTGTAAAGGAGAAAGTTGCAAGTATTGAAAATATTGAGCTTCACTGTGAGACGCCAGGAAGTGAAGGAATGGGTAGAAGCAATGAACTTTTGGGTTCCATAAAGTTTGACACAATGCAATACCTATCAGATGGTAGTTTCGCAATGGGCTGTTGTGAAGTTGAGGTTCCGTGCTTGAATTTCTCTGCGGAGATGGATTTGATAAGTATTATTGAACTTGAGAAAAACTTGGTGATCCATGAAAGCATAGAAAATGATGGTCTAATATGGGTAGCAAGCCCAATCATTTTTGATGAATTGCAGTTCTTTGATTcagaccttttttcttttcatgaATTCCAGTCTGAAGCAAAAGTAGATATTGATAAAGATACATGTGACCTGATGTTGAGAGAAGCCGAGAATTTCAGGAACTTTGACGAATTGCTTGTTTCCCATGAGCTCATCCCTGTGGATAATTCTTTCAGATCATTGCCTGTGCCACCAGTTCCTGAGAATGGAAATATAAAGTCACTGTACTTGTGTATTAAGGAAATCCTAGCTGAGTTGGAGCTGCAGTCTCCCTCCATGTCCGATGGGTTATACTTAGATTGGCCTTTTCTGGAAGAAGAGAAATGCGAGTATCGAGAAGACTGCTTCAATTTGTTGAGGGATATAGATGCTAACGACATTGCCTTTTGCTTGAACTTCAGTGACAATGAGATGCTTGTATCGGACTATTTTTTCTCAAGTGATAGTCCACAAGAACCAAACAGAGCGGAGAGCAAGGAAATGCTGAGTATACCTTCTAATGGCAATCCTATATCTCCCATCCCTTATAACATAGAAGTGTCAACTAAGTTGCTGAATGATGGGAAGTTCCCAACTGAAGGAGTATCATCCCAATGTATTGCTAGAAAAGCATCTTCATTTGGTGACTCCAGGTCAAAGTTTAATGATCTTGATTTTTTCTTAAATCGAAAGGAGTATAGTAGAGGCAAAGATTATAAACCAGCTGACAGTTCAATTGATACTAGTGCCACGGACCAGATCAGTTTCCTCTCTTCTTCTGCTACCACATTATTGCAACCTCAATGGAATATCAAGGTGCATCAAATATTGTTATCTACTGATATTCTACTTCTAATTGATTATCTTAAGAAAATCTTTCTAGCTATCTTTGAAAGACAGAGAGAGTTAGTTGAGATTCAGGATCCATCTCAAGCTGTGGACGATGATGCTATTCTTCGCCTTCCAAAGAAAAAGCTCatcaatttaattaaaaaaagaggCATGTGCAGGTCATCTTTGTTCCAGGATGGTGAGAAAACCATGTCATTAGTCACATTGTCTGCAATCAAACAGATGGTTTGGTACCTGTGCTACTATGATCTGCATTCAACCTATCTATACATAGAAAAGTTATCCAGGAGCTTGCAGGGATTGGAATCTAAACTTGATTTCATCTACAACATCGTAAAAGATGTGCATCAAAAGGGTGAAAACGATATACATAAGTTCCATCCATCGCTATCCGTTATCAAGGATATACTGGAGACATTTAAGAGCAAGGATAGTTCAAAGATATTAATTGTGGCTGAGCCAGTGTTCTGGTGGTCATTGAAAAAACTCTTGACGTCCATGAATattgcattttttcaacaacagAATGGACAGAAGGATGATTTTTACAAATTAGAAGATGCCAGCATGCAAATGATTCACGAATCAGATTGCTGTTTAGTAACCCATGA GCATCTGTTTGCCTCATTTCCATTTGAGAAATTTGAGATTATCTTGGAATATGGAGGTTCACAAGAATCATCTAAAGTATCTTCCATCTTGCCAAAGTCAGATAGAGTTCCTCCCCTTCATTTCCTTAAGGTGGAGCTGGAGGACCCCAGTGttgcaaaagctctttgtgatgGTGTTGACATGCCCAACATTAATGAAGCTAGTGTGGCAAGTCTCTTTCCTTCACTCGACTACGATCTATTCACTATCAGTTTGACAAGTAGCACATAG
- the LOC142181795 gene encoding protein SHORTAGE IN CHIASMATA 1-like isoform X1 yields MDVTFEELLNYLPVEKNLKGGSMEALLGNEACSTAAEDAVFSSKSKQNCRSIDGCPETIVIVNTHNFDTEMVISRRSTYQKILAFEKKGVQVIERDLRQPVDIIVSASACLAWYDCKNIAKKATASDEAFSCLPQCVENLAANILTSLSFAFSGCTLVFEGESDFIAGIMESSDELYAAAASLGMDIRIFYSYSSEMTDEIILSCIELSLRTSRGLFPKMHETQTLAESFLSAFPSINPLSAHAILSSAGLLVEFLEWTHERRIHAVQKYQVPDESITLLSALSRFGEREDSKSGMTDCSSSVSSAPGSESLHFKSNSVGTKRKTTWNTENLNMPTNELFDFDPPLTFSKDRPNHPRASGLCDSRISEDIDFFDEFGNSSLSFDTELCVQRQSLDTYGTEDLFKVTELCDYQMRKDPQMGNELNKLEAPQCLRPRERVYVRMMNKLDRKNNYSGNFKEDITDEVIDIDDTPATRKAFRNAKYKSFSTLEHAMERSKTGVPKAAKKLFFGASGLQEFPTTVDIDSSPDACTSVRNHGQGSGQGMGQHLNAGFYHKKSQIKHKKGVTEEGVSEKVNCLSDLTVQDNNTACYGETPLSSARQSTRLQQGSPWTIEFLNKMREKSRSRQQFLPRDLSAPWHGYPGKSSEVTNRKSPSTIEFYKYQGNSCQEAGTRRKRPMKCIQLPASTTEKASDRFIPTWTPIDKRAKRVLSFATNGNGGQTNLVWSDKNSHTLGRPY; encoded by the exons ATGGACGTTACCTTTGAAGAACTGCTAAATTACCTTCCAGTGGAAAAGAACTTGAAGGGTGGGAGCATGGAGGCATTACTGGGAAATGAAGCTTGCTCTACTGCAGCTGAAGATGCAGTATTCAGTTCAAAATCTAAGCAAAATTGCAGAAGCATAGATGGCTGTCCTGAGACTATCGTTATAGTTAACACACACAATTTTGACACGGAAATGGTAATTTCAAGGAGAAGTACATACCAAAAGATTCTTGCATTTGAGAAGAAAGGAGTTCAGGTCATAGAGCGTGATTTACGTCAGCCTGTCGATATTATAGTTAGTGCATCAGCTTGCCTTGCTTGGTATGACTGCAAAAACATTGCAAAGAAAGCTACTGCCTCCGACGAGGCTTTCTCTTGCTTGCCTCAGTGTGTCGAGAATCTTGCAGCAAATATTTTGACGTCACTCAGTTTTGCTTTCAGTGGCTGCACTCTG GTCTTTGAGGGAGAAAGCGACTTTATAGCAGGAATAATGGAGTCATCTGATGAGCTCTATGCTGCTGCTGCTAGCTTGGGCATGGATATACGGATCTTTTATTCATATTCTTCTGAGATGACTGATGAGATCATATTATCGTGCATTGAACTTTCATTGAGGACAAGCAGAGGACTTTTTCCTAAGATGCATGAGACACAAACGCTGGCAGAATCATTCCTTTCTGCATTTCCTTCAATCAATCCACTCTCAGCTCATGCAATATTGTCTTCAGCGGGCTTGCTTGTTGAGTTTCTGGAATGGACACATGAACGCAGAATTCATGCAGTCCAGAAATATCAGGTTCCTGATGAAAGCATCACATTACTGAGTGCTTTGAGCAGATTTGGGGAGCGGGAGGATTCTAAATCGGGAATGACAGATTGCTCCTCTTCAGTTTCTTCTGCTCCAGGCTCTGAAAGTCttcattttaaaagcaattcTGTGGGGACGAAAAGAAAAACCACCTGGAATACTGAAAATCTTAATATGCCTACAAATGAGTTGTTTGATTTTGATCCACCACTAACATTTTCTAAAGACAGACCGAATCATCCCAGAGCATCTGGCCTGTGCGATTCTCGGATTTCAGAAGATATCGACTTTTTTGATGAATTTGGGAATTCTAGCTTATCATTTGACACAGAATTGTGTGTTCAAAGACAATCATTAGACACCTATGGGACAGAAGATCTTTTTAAGGTAACTGAGCTCTGCGATTATCAGATGAGAAAAGATCCACAGATGGGAAATGAGTTAAATAAACTTGAGGCTCCACAATGTTTGCGTCCAAGAGAGAGAGTTTACGTGCGTATGATGAACAAATTGGATAGAAAAAATAACTATTCAGGAAATTTTAAAGAGGATATCACAGATGAGGTTATTGATATTGACGATACTCCTGCAACTAGAAAAGCTTTTCGTAATGCAAAATACAAGTCCTTTTCTACCCTGGAGCATGCAATGGAAAGGTCCAAAACAGGGGTTCCTAAAGCTGCTAAAAAACTCTTTTTTGGAGCAAGTGGTCTCCAAGAATTCCCAACCACTGTGGATATTGACTCTAGCCCAGATGCCTGCACTTCTGTGAGAAACCACGGGCAAGGATCAGGGCAAGGAATGGGACAACATTTAAATGCAGGTTTCTATCATAAGAAGAGTCAAATTAAGCACAAGAAAGGTGTCACAGAAGAGGGTGTATCTGAGAAAGTAAATTGTTTGAGTGACCTGACAGTGCAAGACAATAATACAGCTTGTTATGGCGAGACACCACTCTCAAGCGCACGTCAATCCACTCGATTGCAGCAAGGTTCACCCTGGACAATTGAATTTCTGAACAAAATGAGGGAAAAGAGTCGGTCACGTCAGCAGTTTCTCCCACGTGACCTATCAGCCCCTTGGCATGGATACCCCGGCAAATCATCAGAAGTCACAAATAGAAAGAGTCCATCTACTATTGAATTTTACAAGTATCAAGGAAACAGTTGCCAAGAGGCAGGGACCAGGAGAAAGAGGCCTATGAAATGCATACAGCTACCAGCATCCACTACTGAGAAGGCTTCAGATCGTTTCATTCCAACGTGGACACCCATTGATAAGAGGGCAAAACGG GTGCTATCATTTGCAACAAATGGAAATGGAGGGCAAACTAACCTGGTATGGAGTGATAAGAACTCTCATACATTGGGTAGACCATATTAA
- the LOC142181795 gene encoding protein SHORTAGE IN CHIASMATA 1-like isoform X2 has translation MDVTFEELLNYLPVEKNLKGGSMEALLGNEACSTAAEDAVFSSKSKQNCRSIDGCPETIVIVNTHNFDTEMVISRRSTYQKILAFEKKGVQVIERDLRQPVDIIVSASACLAWYDCKNIAKKATASDEAFSCLPQCVENLAANILTSLSFAFSGCTLVFEGESDFIAGIMESSDELYAAAASLGMDIRIFYSYSSEMTDEIILSCIELSLRTSRGLFPKMHETQTLAESFLSAFPSINPLSAHAILSSAGLLVEFLEWTHERRIHAVQKYQVPDESITLLSALSRFGEREDSKSGMTDCSSSVSSAPGSESLHFKSNSVGTKRKTTWNTENLNMPTNELFDFDPPLTFSKDRPNHPRASGLCDSRISEDIDFFDEFGNSSLSFDTELCVQRQSLDTYGTEDLFKVTELCDYQMRKDPQMGNELNKLEAPQCLRPRERVYVRMMNKLDRKNNYSGNFKEDITDEVIDIDDTPATRKAFRNAKYKSFSTLEHAMERSKTGVPKAAKKLFFGASGLQEFPTTVDIDSSPDACTSVRNHGQGSGQGMGQHLNAGFYHKKSQIKHKKGVTEEGVSEKVNCLSDLTVQDNNTACYGETPLSSARQSTRLQQGSPWTIEFLNKMREKSRSRQQFLPRDLSAPWHGYPGKSSEVTNRKSPSTIEFYKYQGNSCQEAGTRRKRPMKCIQLPASTTEKASDRFIPTWTPIDKRAKRFD, from the exons ATGGACGTTACCTTTGAAGAACTGCTAAATTACCTTCCAGTGGAAAAGAACTTGAAGGGTGGGAGCATGGAGGCATTACTGGGAAATGAAGCTTGCTCTACTGCAGCTGAAGATGCAGTATTCAGTTCAAAATCTAAGCAAAATTGCAGAAGCATAGATGGCTGTCCTGAGACTATCGTTATAGTTAACACACACAATTTTGACACGGAAATGGTAATTTCAAGGAGAAGTACATACCAAAAGATTCTTGCATTTGAGAAGAAAGGAGTTCAGGTCATAGAGCGTGATTTACGTCAGCCTGTCGATATTATAGTTAGTGCATCAGCTTGCCTTGCTTGGTATGACTGCAAAAACATTGCAAAGAAAGCTACTGCCTCCGACGAGGCTTTCTCTTGCTTGCCTCAGTGTGTCGAGAATCTTGCAGCAAATATTTTGACGTCACTCAGTTTTGCTTTCAGTGGCTGCACTCTG GTCTTTGAGGGAGAAAGCGACTTTATAGCAGGAATAATGGAGTCATCTGATGAGCTCTATGCTGCTGCTGCTAGCTTGGGCATGGATATACGGATCTTTTATTCATATTCTTCTGAGATGACTGATGAGATCATATTATCGTGCATTGAACTTTCATTGAGGACAAGCAGAGGACTTTTTCCTAAGATGCATGAGACACAAACGCTGGCAGAATCATTCCTTTCTGCATTTCCTTCAATCAATCCACTCTCAGCTCATGCAATATTGTCTTCAGCGGGCTTGCTTGTTGAGTTTCTGGAATGGACACATGAACGCAGAATTCATGCAGTCCAGAAATATCAGGTTCCTGATGAAAGCATCACATTACTGAGTGCTTTGAGCAGATTTGGGGAGCGGGAGGATTCTAAATCGGGAATGACAGATTGCTCCTCTTCAGTTTCTTCTGCTCCAGGCTCTGAAAGTCttcattttaaaagcaattcTGTGGGGACGAAAAGAAAAACCACCTGGAATACTGAAAATCTTAATATGCCTACAAATGAGTTGTTTGATTTTGATCCACCACTAACATTTTCTAAAGACAGACCGAATCATCCCAGAGCATCTGGCCTGTGCGATTCTCGGATTTCAGAAGATATCGACTTTTTTGATGAATTTGGGAATTCTAGCTTATCATTTGACACAGAATTGTGTGTTCAAAGACAATCATTAGACACCTATGGGACAGAAGATCTTTTTAAGGTAACTGAGCTCTGCGATTATCAGATGAGAAAAGATCCACAGATGGGAAATGAGTTAAATAAACTTGAGGCTCCACAATGTTTGCGTCCAAGAGAGAGAGTTTACGTGCGTATGATGAACAAATTGGATAGAAAAAATAACTATTCAGGAAATTTTAAAGAGGATATCACAGATGAGGTTATTGATATTGACGATACTCCTGCAACTAGAAAAGCTTTTCGTAATGCAAAATACAAGTCCTTTTCTACCCTGGAGCATGCAATGGAAAGGTCCAAAACAGGGGTTCCTAAAGCTGCTAAAAAACTCTTTTTTGGAGCAAGTGGTCTCCAAGAATTCCCAACCACTGTGGATATTGACTCTAGCCCAGATGCCTGCACTTCTGTGAGAAACCACGGGCAAGGATCAGGGCAAGGAATGGGACAACATTTAAATGCAGGTTTCTATCATAAGAAGAGTCAAATTAAGCACAAGAAAGGTGTCACAGAAGAGGGTGTATCTGAGAAAGTAAATTGTTTGAGTGACCTGACAGTGCAAGACAATAATACAGCTTGTTATGGCGAGACACCACTCTCAAGCGCACGTCAATCCACTCGATTGCAGCAAGGTTCACCCTGGACAATTGAATTTCTGAACAAAATGAGGGAAAAGAGTCGGTCACGTCAGCAGTTTCTCCCACGTGACCTATCAGCCCCTTGGCATGGATACCCCGGCAAATCATCAGAAGTCACAAATAGAAAGAGTCCATCTACTATTGAATTTTACAAGTATCAAGGAAACAGTTGCCAAGAGGCAGGGACCAGGAGAAAGAGGCCTATGAAATGCATACAGCTACCAGCATCCACTACTGAGAAGGCTTCAGATCGTTTCATTCCAACGTGGACACCCATTGATAAGAGGGCAAAACGG TTTGACTAA